The following is a genomic window from Parabacteroides johnsonii DSM 18315.
TTGCTTTGCCGTTATCTGAAATTTTAACAAGTTTGTTGATTGTTGCTGCATTTTGGATGCATTCTCCAAAATATATGATGCCAATTCACAAAACAGAAGCCTCTAAATAGTCCTAAAGTGTTGTGTGTTCCACGCAAACAATGGGATGCTACACTTTTCACATGAGGCTGTTTCAAATTGACATTCCCGGACGCAGATGACGCAGAATAAGCAGATAAACGCAGATTTATTTTGCTGATAATTAATAATATCTGTGTTAATCTGTGCTTGTCTGCGTTGTCTGCTTCCCATGAATACCGATATTTGACACACCGCCATTGTTTTTTGTTCTTTCTTTTTCTTTAATGATGCCGTCATTGTTCTTTGGATATACAAACTATACTACGGCAAAAGAATACATTATAGAGGATGTGAATCAGTTTTTTGTGGGGTATGTTTTCTATGGTTTATTTACATGGAAAGAAGAAAATCTCTTGCGGGCCAAACGATGAAGAACACTCCGAGTATGGCATCCGTAGAAGTGTCATACAAACCGATGAAGACCCTGACTCTGGCAGGAGGAATCAGATACCCTTTCTATGATGCATGGAAACAGACGGTATCCGTTTTGGGAACATCCTTATTGCAACGAACCGAAACAGAGAGAATTATCAATAATGCAAACATGGTGTATGTCACCTTGTCTATAATTTTTCTTTTGGAAAGAACAAAGAGAGTGTGAAACTGAAAATGCAGAATAAAGATAAAAATTCAGGGATTCTTAATAGGAATTAATATGTTTACTGGCTCTTCTTCGTTTTCACAAACGCCGTGTATAGTTGAAGCAAGGCTGAAATGGTCAGGCAAATCACCCATTCTTTCCGTCCGCTGAACATCAGGGCGGAGGCGAATATGCATAGCAATCCGGCAAATATATTGTAGCGGTGCAACCTGCGTCTGCGGAAATCCATATCCTTGGTAGGCATTGTCAGGTAACTGACTGCTATACCGGCAGCTCCGATGGCGAACAGGTAAGGAGCTACAACCGGCAATGCCAGATATAATCCCGCACCGGCAAGCAACAGCAGGGCGGAGATATTGAAAACTATCGTTCTTGCTTTTTCGTTCATTTACTTATTCTTAATAATATATACATCCTCGTTCGGCTTTTTCATGAAATATTCTTCACGGGCAAAGCGCTCGAGGCCTTCCTTATCCGTATGCAGATCGTTCAGCTTTTTGCTGTTGATTTCGATCTCCTTCTGGTAATGCTTGATTTCTTTTTCCAGGCTACGAATCTTTTCATCATAGGTATAACGCTTATACAGACTACTATCGCCCATTGCAAAAGTCAGAGCGAAGAACACTATGGTTACCAGCCAGTAGGCATTGATCCTGGATAGATACTTGTTGTAAAAGTCTTTTATGCGTGACATCGGAACTTCGTTTTTGCAAAGGTAAATGAATTATTTTGTTTATCTTTGTCTTGTTAATAAAAAAGCAGAGAATGGATAATTATATTGTATCGGCAAGGAAATACCGTCCTTCTACTTTTCGTAGTGTGGTAGGCCAGAAGTCCTTGACAACTACACTCAAAAATGCAATACAAAGTAACAAGCTGGCTCATGCCTATCTCTTTTGCGGTCCCCGTGGAGTGGGTAAGACTTCTTGTGCCCGTATCTTTGCCAAGACGATCAATTGTTTGAATCCGACTGCCGACGGGGAAGCCTGTAACGAATGCGAATCCTGCAAGGCTTTCAACGAGCAGCGTTCTTATAATATCCATGAACTCGATGCAGCCTCCAATAACTCGGTTGACGACATCCGTGCCTTGATCGACCAAGTGCGTATTCCACCTCCAATCGGAAAATATAAGGTCTTTATTATCGACGAGGTTCATATGTTGAGTTCGGCAGCTTTCAATGCGTTTCTGAAAACATTGGAGGAACCGCCCCATCATGCCTTGTTCATTCTGGCTACGACGGAAAAGCACAAGGTCTTGCCGACCATCCTGTCCCGTTGCCAGATATACGACTTTTCGCGTATCTCGATTGCCGATATGGTGGAACATCTGGAATATGTCTCTTCCTGCGAAGGGGTGACGGCTGAACCGGAAGCCTTGAATGTGATTGCCCAGAAAGCGGATGGCGGTATGCGCGACGCGTTGTCCATCTTCGACCAGGTGGTCAGTTTTACAAATGGAAATATTACCTATCAGGCAGTTATCGATAACCTGAACGTTCTGGATTACGAATATTATTTCCGGCTGACGGATGCAATGCTTTCCGGGAATGTCCGGTCTGCCATCCTGATCTTGAACGATATCTTGAGCAAAGGATTTGACGGGCAGAATATCATAACCGGCTTGGCGTCGCATTTCCGTGACTTGCTGGTATGTAAGGATGAGGCTACTTTGATATTGTTCGAGGTAGGCGCTTCTATCCGTGAACGTTATAAGGAGATGGCGAAGCGCTGTTCCGACGGGCTGTTGTTTAAGGCGATCGAGCTGGCAAATACATGTGACCTGAATTACCGGGCCAGCCGGAATAAACGTCTGTTATTGGAACTTACGCTTATCCAACTTTGCCAATTAAGCAGTGCCGGACAACCGGCCGATGATAAAAAAAAAGGGCTGATTGAGCCGATAGCATCCAACGGGCCGGGTCAAGCCCCTGCTCAATCAGGGCAGGCAGTAGCGACTCAGACGTACACCGTACAATCCGCTCCTCCTTTGCAACGTCCGGTACAATCTCCACAGGAAATGACGGGGGCGACTCCTCGCCAGCAGGTTGTTTCCACTCATGTACCGCCTTCTTCGACTGTTATTCCGCAGGCTCCTCCGGCGTCGGTTCCCAAGAGAGTGGCGCGTCCACCTCAGTTCGGCACGTCCATTAAAGAGATAGGTGTAGAGCATCCGAAAGCACAGCAGGCTACGACGCAGG
Proteins encoded in this region:
- a CDS encoding FtsB family cell division protein codes for the protein MSRIKDFYNKYLSRINAYWLVTIVFFALTFAMGDSSLYKRYTYDEKIRSLEKEIKHYQKEIEINSKKLNDLHTDKEGLERFAREEYFMKKPNEDVYIIKNK
- a CDS encoding DNA polymerase III subunit gamma/tau; translated protein: MDNYIVSARKYRPSTFRSVVGQKSLTTTLKNAIQSNKLAHAYLFCGPRGVGKTSCARIFAKTINCLNPTADGEACNECESCKAFNEQRSYNIHELDAASNNSVDDIRALIDQVRIPPPIGKYKVFIIDEVHMLSSAAFNAFLKTLEEPPHHALFILATTEKHKVLPTILSRCQIYDFSRISIADMVEHLEYVSSCEGVTAEPEALNVIAQKADGGMRDALSIFDQVVSFTNGNITYQAVIDNLNVLDYEYYFRLTDAMLSGNVRSAILILNDILSKGFDGQNIITGLASHFRDLLVCKDEATLILFEVGASIRERYKEMAKRCSDGLLFKAIELANTCDLNYRASRNKRLLLELTLIQLCQLSSAGQPADDKKKGLIEPIASNGPGQAPAQSGQAVATQTYTVQSAPPLQRPVQSPQEMTGATPRQQVVSTHVPPSSTVIPQAPPASVPKRVARPPQFGTSIKEIGVEHPKAQQATTQAATVVQEMQNPFSQEALVYYWDAYASTIDKKVYLKNTMINCKPTLQDHYYFEVCVHNPGQQDELTNNCIDILSYLRMQLKNTRIQMRVRIDETNQKHLAYTSAEKYEHLLSINPVLAKLKDEFNLTLD